From one Scylla paramamosain isolate STU-SP2022 unplaced genomic scaffold, ASM3559412v1 Contig62, whole genome shotgun sequence genomic stretch:
- the LOC135098432 gene encoding COP9 signalosome complex subunit 4-like produces the protein MAFAVQIRQQLQALVSSGGSHKDHDKNRVVLESILKAGNESDVAEGLTYTYFRYFRKFCPLTAGLKSASACPRRSHCLFPFLFLEYFRQVVKENVSLVISRQLLSDVSTQLTSMADGVAKTVAHFTLDKVQPQVISFKEQVASIRQHLADIYERESSWREAAAVLTGIPLETGQKQYSVDYKLETYLKIARLYLEDDDPVQGEAYINRASILQAESKNEQLLIYYKVCYARVLDYRRKFIEAAQRYNELSYRPIIHEDERMEALKKALICTVLASAGQFERKIEQCVLLQRSRMLGTLFKDERCQKLPCYHILEKMHLDRIIRHNELTEFENMLQPHQQATTSDGSTILDRAVTEHNLLAASKLYNNITFSELGALLQISPAKAEKIASQMITEGRMNGYIDQIDGILHFEARDVLPQWDKQIQSLCFQVNGIIEKINIAHPEWVAKVMDEQMMQ, from the exons ATGGCTTTCGCTGTGCAGATTCGTCAACAGCTGCAGGCGCTTGTTTCGTCCGGCGGTTCCCACAAGGACCATGACAA AAACAGGGTTGTTCTGGAGTCCATTCTGAAAGCAGGCAATGAGAGTGATGTTGCAGAAGGACTTACTTATACTTACTTTCGATACTTTCGAAAATTCTGCCCATTAACAGCAGGGCTGAAGTCGGCTTCCGCCTGTCCCCGTCGATCCCActgtctcttccctttcctgttcctgGAGTACTTCAGGCAAG TTGTGAAGGAGAATGTCAGTCTGGTAATATCTCGCCAGCTGCTCTCAGACGTCTCTACGCAACTCACATCCATGGCTGATGGTGTGGCAAAGACAGTAGCCCACTTCACTCTTGATAAA GTTCAGCCTCAAGTCATCAGCTTTAAGGAACAAGTGGCCAGCATCAGGCAACACCTTGCTGACATATATGAGAGGGAGAGTTCCTGGAGAGAAGCAGCAGCTGTTCTTACTGGAATTCCTCTCGAAACAGGACAGAA GCAGTACAGTGTTGACTATAAGCTGGAAACCTACCTCAAGATTGCCCGCCTCTATCTGGAGGATGATGACCCAGTGCAGGGAGAGGCATATATTAACAGAGCCAGCATCCTGCAG GCAGAGTCCAAGAATGAACAGCTGCTCATCTACTACAAAGTTTGTTATGCAAGAGTTTTGGATTACCGACGGAAGTTCATAGAGGCAGCCCAGAGGTACAATGAGTTGTCTTACCGACCCATCATTCATGAGGATGAGAGGATGGAAGCTTTGAAGAAGGCTCTCATCTGTACTGTCTTAGCTTCAGCAG GTCAGtttgagagaaagatagagcaGTGTGTCTTGTTGCAGCGATCCAGGATGCTGGGGACGCTGTTCAAGGATGAGCGTTGCCAAAAGCTGCCCTGTTATCATATCCTGGAGAAGATGCACCTTGACAGGATCATCCGCCACAATGAACTCACAGAATTTGAGAACATGCTGCAGCCACATCAGCAGGCCACCACATCAGATG GGTCTACCATTCTGGACAGAGCTGTTACAGAACACAACCTGCTGGCAGCTAGCAAGCTTTATAACAACATAACATTCTCTGAACTTGGGGCTCTCCTTCAAATATCTCCAGCAAAAGCTGAGAAAATAGCCAGCCAGATGATTACTGAGGGACGCATGAATGGGTACATTGATCAG ATTGATGGCATCCTCCACTTTGAGGCACGTGATGTCCTTCCTCAGTGGGATAAGCAGATCCAGTCTCTCTGTTTCCAAGTGAATGGCATCATTGAAAAAATCAATATTGCACATCCAGAATGGGTGGCTAAGGTTATGGATGAACAAATGATGCAATGA